CCTTGAACATTACTTTACACACTGTatatttcatcatcatcatcatcgtctgtactacaaaaccaaataaaacaaaaaaaaaaaaaatcaatcaaatcAACAACCAACTTGAGAAAGAACCATTTATACCTGATTATGAGAGTCAGGAGACAAGAAGGTAGCGACATATTCGTGCATAACCCAATCGGATTTGGGTTTCGACGGCCCACCAAGAATCTTACTGTACTGAAACACGAAAACCCTTTTCTCACCAATCTTCTCGCGATTACCTCTCTTTCGCATGATACCCATAGTAGGTCCAGTTTTCTTCCAGAAACCAGACTTGGTTCTCCTGCTCTGTCTCTCTCCTCTGTTATGTTGGTCCTTCTTACAACCAAAGAAGTACCAAACCTCATCTGTCGAGTTGATCCTCGACTTGTCTGGATACAACAGTTAGTGAAAAATCACTCGAATCAGAAACTAgccagatatatatatatatatatgattgaatACAAGTATACAACAGTGTTAAGACACACTTACAAGGTAACTCCCAAGGGTCGAATTCATATATATCGACTGTGCTCATGACTTCATCTACACGGCTCGTGTTACTCTCGAAGTTCTTCGGCCTCACGTAATCTCCCACTATCTCCTCGTCCGTCGGATGGAATCTGTAACCCACTGGCGGATCCACCATTTTGCGACGAAAGACGTTGAgtccaaggaaaaaaaaaaacaaaatcaaaatatgcaGCTGGTAGCTTTTTTCTCCATTTGTGGATTTGCAAATTAATCGTAGGAGAAAAGACGGAAAAGGTtccatatttatatacaataatGGTCTGTCgatatttacaaatttcaaataataatagTCAAATAACTGTGACGTACGTGCAATGGCAAACACGTTGCATCCTTAAGAtctctttttaacttttaataataactaaaagAGTGAAAACTGAATTTGCAAGTTGCAATATCTACAATTTTAATTTCCACTAAACATtggaacatatatatttttgatatacaTTCTTCTTCGGCATGTTTGAAGTAGCGTTACCGTTATCTTTTTAAAGTAGCGTTATAGTCGACGAGTCGGTTCTCTTTTTGACAAGATAGATACAGTGATAACAACAAGTTATCCACGGGCCACGTCTGTATATACAAGACAAGAAGCTTCGTCGAAGGCGCCTCAGTTATAGAACCAGAATGTCTATAaccattattttattatttgttttttagatatatataactaataataataaacaaaagcaaTTATCCCATAATATAAAAGGGCAAAAGGAATTGGCATATTCGGATTCAATGTGAATACTGAATACTACTAATGTTACCGAATGGAAGCAAGTGGTGGGGAGGAATTCTAAGGTCAACTCCAATCAGATGGTGCATTTTagtgtaatttattttcttgCTATAGTGTCCCATTCTGGTATTACATTATAATAACAATAGCAAAACcatttttaatctatttttacaattcaaACATATGAATTGAACCGTTAGATCCGCTTAATCCGTACTTATATCATTAGATCTATGGtgtgttttggattttttggtgtttttttcattttataagtttttcctcaatagattttttataactaaactaaaattttaacttatagttaaaattgatttattagtaatatatttatgaactattaatcttttttttataaatgttatatatttgattgattaatgtaaataatcaaatatgttaaTTAATGAACTAGTCCtattatgattatattttttagtGCCTCTATTTTAGtagaatatataacatttttattctatttatcTTTTAGATGTAGTCACATTTATTATGTTaaagttatataattaaatcactTTTCAAAATGGTTAAGAGACTTGAGGATTAAGCCTTTgttcaaaaactttttttgagGATTTTGTATGATTTCTAAAAGTTCATTTGAGATACAGATGTGGATACTATGATATTGAATTACAAAAGTGCGTAGAAACTTGGGACGTTAACTGCAGGAACTCAACTCTCTTTGTTTATTATAAGTCTAGtcctattttaattttattataatcaagtGTTAGGGTTAGTATCAGGGTTAGCcctaggcctgggcataaaatccggaacctaaaatctgaaccgaattcgaaccgaaaaatccgacCCGTTATCTGACCCGAAatgtaaaaatacccgaacgggtcttgtagggtggtacaaaaaatatctgaatccgaagtgttattaaccgaacccgaaatggtaacccgaaaatccgaaattaatagttaatataaatattttaatatatatataagtatttcaattattaaattcaatatttgtggtaatatgatatataacaataaatattaaaattttaataaataatttaagtacacaattagttataaataagtattttataatttgatcattgaaatataaaagtttACTCTCTATAAGacaatacatattgtttacaaattatgtttgttttcatgcttgatttaacatttaattgttattttatcaattttatgtgtgatagattaatttttatttaatttagatgtttttatttatgttttgcttcaagttttttgtttttttacttcggttatatccgaaccgaaccgatataacccgaacccgtacgatatatgattactttatgggttttaagacgcaatacaattttgaaccgaacccgaagtgttattatccgaacccggcccatattaataaaattttattatgggaCCTAGGAGCGTAAACCCGAAAAtacaaaaatccaaaaaccccGATTCGGacgccaacgggtacccgaacgcccatgccTAGTTAGCccatttaattgaaaaaaaatatttcatttttttgttcttaaattttaaagataaaattagaaaaattaagatatgatatgaTTATTTCCTCCAATTTGTTGagcatcaaaatcaaaagtttttctgccaaaatcgcaaaatcgaaTTTTTACCCCACAACTAAGAATaaagtttttccgtcaaaaacaaaaattgttttttttttccgccaaaacctaaTTTGATTTTTTCCACCAAAGccacaaaatcgagttttctcgccaaaaccagaaaatcaagtttttttcgccaaaactgcaaaatcgagtttcccgccaaaaccgcaaaatcaagttttcctgccaaaaccacaaaatcaagtttttctgccaaaaccgaaaaattggttttttcccgccaaaaccggaaaatgagttttcctgccaaaaccacaaacccgagttttctcgccaaaatcacaaactcaagttttcccgccaaaatcgcaaacccgagtttttcccgccaaaaacaaACAGTCAGATTTTTCGGAAAAAATCACAATTGGGgattcccgccaaaaccgcaagatcgagttttcccgccataacttaaaattgagttttttcggttttacgggaaatttgattttgtggttttggcgaaaaaattcatttttcagtttttgaccaaaaaactcggttttgtggttttggcttGAGAAGTCAATTTCTctgttttgacgggaaaacttgattttgtggttttggctcGAATATtcgatttttagtttttggcgagaaaaaCTCACTTTTCGTAACTCAGTTTTCGtttttttgcgggaaaacttGATTCTTAGTTGTGGgagaaaaactcgatttttagtttttggcgggaaaactcgattttctgtTTTAGCTAAAACTTGATTTTCCGTTTTGGCAgaaagatttgattttttttgtttttgaaattttacggaaaaattatattttgcattatgtaacaaatttaaaatttcagtatatatttatatactgtaTAATAATTTTGTAGATCAAAATTAAAGGGTTAAGATTTAAACCCTAGACCTATTATGACCGGCCCTTTT
This region of Brassica napus cultivar Da-Ae chromosome C5, Da-Ae, whole genome shotgun sequence genomic DNA includes:
- the LOC106398042 gene encoding NAC domain-containing protein 5-like, translated to MVDPPVGYRFHPTDEEIVGDYVRPKNFESNTSRVDEVMSTVDIYEFDPWELPYKSRINSTDEVWYFFGCKKDQHNRGERQSRRTKSGFWKKTGPTMGIMRKRGNREKIGEKRVFVFQYSKILGGPSKPKSDWVMHEYVATFLSPDSHNQV